Proteins from a genomic interval of Trifolium pratense cultivar HEN17-A07 linkage group LG6, ARS_RC_1.1, whole genome shotgun sequence:
- the LOC123888522 gene encoding trihelix transcription factor ASIL2-like has protein sequence MASSPTDSNPPSAVPLPLSLPAPPPPPTTTTSSRRLPPPCWTPEETSALIDSYRDKWYSLGRTNLKAIHWQEVADAVTAKCPNASPTHKTAVQCRHKMEKLRKRYRSEIQRLRSLPVPRSRSSSSWVHFKSMDSMEKGPSPPPMKIENPNHLNHRETLIDNDDLDDDDLYEELRSAAGGGSGNSRSIDKLYRNGVSGGGGPPGGGFRIRIPSGVSVAQTFIGNHLQKMIDNRSGSESGSRINGGGMRLNKERVGLGKREREREVEREKDPIGEMVNAIKVLRDGFVRMEQMKMEMAREIETMRMEMEMKRTEMILESQQKIVEAFAKAVSEKNKKRKLHKGNSNNNNNSNTNNNIASPSES, from the coding sequence ATGGCTTCTTCACCAACTGACTCCAATCCACCATCCGCCGTTCCTCTCCCTCTCTCCTTACCtgctccaccaccaccaccaacaacaacaacctctTCCCGCCGTCTTCCTCCTCCTTGCTGGACACCAGAAGAAACATCTGCCTTAATCGATTCATATCGTGACAAATGGTATTCTCTTGGCCGTACGAATCTCAAAGCAATTCATTGGCAAGAAGTTGCTGACGCCGTTACCGCTAAGTGCCCTAACGCTTCACCGACACACAAAACCGCCGTTCAGTGCCGTcataaaatggaaaaattaCGTAAACGTTACCGATCTGAGATCCAACGGCTTAGATCTCTTCCTGTTCCCAGATctcgttcttcttcttcttgggTTCATTTTAAATCTATGGATTCTATGGAAAAAGGTCCTTCTCCTCCGCcgatgaaaattgaaaaccctaATCATCTTAATCACCGTGAAACCCTAATTGATAACGATGATCTTGACGATGATGATCTTTACGAGGAACTTAGAAGTGCTGCTGGTGGTGGATCTGGAAATAGCAGGAGTATCGATAAACTCTACCGGAATGGAGTTTCCGGTGGTGGTGGTCCTCCCGGTGGTGGTTTTCGTATCAGGATTCCGAGTGGCGTTAGCGTGGCGCAAACTTTCATCGGTAACCATCTTCAGAAAATGATTGATAACCGATCGGGTTCGGAATCTGGTTCTCGGATCAATGGCGGTGGAATGAGGCTTAATAAAGAGAGAGTTGGATTGGGgaagagagagagggagagagaggtagagagagaaaaagatcCAATTGGTGAAATGGTGAATGCTATTAAGGTTTTGAGAGATGGGTTTGTGAGAATGGAGCAAATGAAAATGGAGATGGCTAGAGAGATTGAAACCATGCGTATGGAGATGGAGATGAAGCGTACTGAAATGATTCTTGAGTCTCAGCAGAAGATTGTTGAAGCTTTTGCGAAAGCAGTTTcggagaagaacaagaagaggaAACTGCATAAGGGTAATagtaacaacaataacaatagcAACACCAATAACAACATAGCTTCACCCTCAGAATCGTAG
- the LOC123888523 gene encoding uncharacterized protein LOC123888523 → MGRRQNDSDFGKSTLFILFLIGTISCSAVYLFLTVVFGSIHESMPSMQDVTLVENFDFDDLLSEEEGKCCKGVEHLELWGEAVKWGDKFKVNSSEDCCMACKNMCGGSGGGRCLCNSWVWCGDRDACGPRFGECWLKRQKDALNPERVDPGNENMWTSGFVFDKGEGVVGLETDYGILRIKLLPDCAPHSVAYILELLALPHCIGCQIYRAESRGSFWDAQGNHIKKAKFGPPFALIQGTLESHEFMFKDIPKEHCPAIKRGSVAWVGSGPEFFISLANHKEWRDQYTVFGYVLSKDMEILEKISQLPTKSDVWSNIAVSILENPVILRFRRIHT, encoded by the exons ATGGGTCGTCGTCAAAACGACTCAGATTTCGGTAAATCAACCCTTTTCATTCTCTTCTTAATAGGTACAATCTCCTGTTCCGCGGTGTACCTTTTCCTTACTGTGGTCTTTGGTTCAATCCATGAATCCATGCCATCCATGCAGGATGTGACATTggttgaaaattttgattttgatgatttgtTGAGTGAAGAAGAAGGAAAATGTTGTAAAGGGGTTGAACATTTGGAACTTTGGGGTGAAGCTGTAAAATGGGGTGATAAATTTAAGGTTAATTCTTCTGAGGATTGTTGTATGGCTTGTAAGAATATGTGTGGTGGTAGTGGTGGTGGACGTTGTTTGTGTAATTCTTGGGTTTGGTGTGGTGATAGAGATGCTTGTGGACCTAGATTTGGCGAG TGTTGGTTAAAACGACAAAAAGATGCTTTAAACCCTGAACGAGTAGACCCAGGAAATGAAAATATGTGGACTTCTGGATTTGTCTTTGATAAGGGCGAG GGGGTTGTTGGTTTGGAAACTGACTATGGAATTCTTCGAATAAAA CTTTTGCCAGACTGTGCTCCACATTCTGTTGCCTACATTCTTGAACTGTTGGCGTTGCCTCATTGTATTGGTTGCCAGATTTATCGTGCTGAAAGTCGGGGAAGTTTTTGGGATGCTCAGGGAAACCATATAAAAAAG GCTAAATTTGGACCTCCTTTTGCTCTAATTCAAGGAACATTGGAATCCCATGAATTTATGTTCAAAGATATTCCAAAAGAACATTGTCCTGCCATAAAACGAGGGTCTGTGGCATGGGTTGGTTCTGGTCCAGAGTTCTTCATCAGTCTTGCTAATCACAAGGAATGGAGAGATCAATATACTGTGTTTGGCTATGTTCTATCTAAAGATATGGAAATTTTAGAGAAAATTTCTCAGCTTCCAACTAAATCAGATGTTTGGAGTAACATTGCTGTCTCTATCTTGGAAAACCCAGTTATTTTACGGTTTCGAAGAATACACACATGA
- the LOC123892296 gene encoding uncharacterized protein LOC123892296, producing METETSFSQVAPPAFDGDNYDLWAVRMESYLEALDLWEAVEEDYEVPPLPNNPTMAQLKNHKEKKTRKAKAKTCLLAGVSQTVFTRIMTLKTAKAIWDYLKEEYAGDERTRGMQVLNLMREFKLQKMKESETIKDYSDRLLSIANKVRLLGTQFADSRIVEKILVTVPEGYEASITALENTKDLSTITLAAVLHALQAQEQRRLMRQDHVVEGALQAKHHEVGSTANNP from the coding sequence ATGGAAACTGAAACAAGTTTCTCACAAGTTGCTCCTCCTGCCTTTGATGGGGACAACTATGACCTTTGGGCAGTAAGAATGGAGTCTTACCTAGAAGCTTTGGACCTTTGGGAAGCCGTGGAAGAGGATTATGAAGTTCCTCCGCTTCCGAATAATCCAACCATGGCTCAGTTAAAAAATCACAAGGAGAAAAAAACTAGAAAGGCAAAGGCAAAAACATGTCTTCTTGCCGGTGTTTCACAAACTGTTTTCACCAGAATCATGACGCTCAAAACAGCCAAGGCCATCTGGGACTATTTGAAGGAAGAATACGCAGGGGATGAGAGGACTCGAGGCATGCAAGTGCTGAACTTGATGAGGGAATTCAAATTGCAGAAAATGAAAGAGTCTGAGACAATTAAAGATTACTCAGATAGATTACTTTCCATTGCAAACAAGGTTAGGTTACTCGGAACTCAATTTGCTGATTCGAGGATCGTAGAAAAAATTTTGGTTACAGTACCAGAGGGATACGAAGCATCAATAACGGCTTTGGAGAACACAAAAGATCTGTCCACAATCACTTTAGCAGCAGTGTTGCACGCCTTGCAAGCCCAGGAGCAACGAAGGCTTATGAGACAGGATCATGTGGTGGAAGGTGCTTTACAAGCCAAGCATCATGAAGTTGGAAGTACCGCAAACAACCCATGA